A region of the Bryobacteraceae bacterium genome:
CACGCTGGAAACGTCCGTGCGCGTGCGCGGCAAGGCGCCTGCGCTGGAAGTCATCGTCAGTGTGAAACAGAGCGGCGTGCCGGAGGACTTCGTGCTCGAACTGCCCGTCGAGCTCCAGACGGCCCGCACCGCGCGCCCGCTGGTGAAATGGATCCGCACCGGCGCGGACACCGCCACCGTGGTGTTCCGTGCGCAGGCCCCGCCGGCGCGCGTCGAAGTGGCGCCCGGCGCCGGCGTGCTCGCCCTGCGCCGCGACCGGCGGTCCGGCGGCGCGGCTGCGGCCACGCCCGCCGAGGCTCAGCCACAATAGAACCTTCTCGCTCTGTTAGCCTCGCATCGAGGGGTTCTCCATGCGGGACAGTCTCCGAAAGCTCGAGCACGACATCGTTGTCTGCGAGCGCTGCCCGCGCCTGCGGGCCTGGTGCGCCGAGGTCGCGCGCACGAAACGCCGCGCCTATCGCGACGAGGAATACTGGGGCCGCCCCGTGCCAGGCTTCGGCGACCCCGCCGCCGAACTCTACATCCTGGGACTCGCGCCCGCCGCCCACGGCGCCAACCGCACCGGCCGCGTCTTCACCGGCGACCGTTCCGGCGATTGGCTCTACCGCGCCCTCTGGGAGACGGGCTTCGCCAATCAGCCGGACAGCACGCGGCGCGGCGACGGCCTCGAGCTGCGCCGCGCCTGGATCGGCGCCGCCGTCCGCTGCGCCCCGCCCGCCAACCGGCCCCGGCCGGAGGAAATCGCCGCCTGCCGCGAGTATGTGGAACGCGAGCTGCGGCTGCTCCGGCGCGTGAAGGTCGTCGTGGCGCTCGGCCGCCTGGCGCACCAAACCTTTCTCGCTGTGGGCGGGTTCAACCGAAGCGCCTGCCCTTTCGCGCACGGCGCCGAACACTGCCTCGGCGCGATCACGCTGCTGGACTCTTACCATCCCAGCCAGCAGAACACGCAGACAGGGCGTCTTACACGGCAGATGCTGCGCGCCGTGTTTGAACGCGCAGGGAGGATCCTCGAATGAAACGCATGGCCGTTCTCGCAATGCTCGCCTGCGCTGCGGCGCAGGCCCAGACCGGCGGCTTCGCCGCCGAATGCTGGCGCCAGGCCGAGCCGGTCTTCCGCAGCGCCCTCGCCCATCCGTTCCTTCAGGGGCTGGCGGACGGATCGCTCGAACGCCGGAAATTCGTCTTTTATATGGAGCAGGATTTGCTCTATCTGCGGGAATTTTCCCGGCTCCTGCTGGAATTGGCGGCCCGCGCGCCGCAGCAACATGCGCAGACGCTCAGCCGCCATGCGCTGGAAGCCATCGCCGGGGAAGCAGCGCTGCACGGGGAAATCCTCGGACTCAAAGGCTTGTCGGGCGCGCCCTTCGAGATGGCGCCCACCAACCTCGCCTATGTCAATCACCTGCGCGCCAGCGTCTGGCGCGGGTCATTCCTGGAAGGGATGGCGGCCGTCCTGCCCTGCTACTGGTATTACCTTGAGGCGGGAAAAGCGCTCGCGAAAAAGAACCCGCCCGTGCCGGAATATCAGAAATGGATCCGGCAATATTCCGGCCCGGACTACGAAAAAAGCGTAAAAGAAGCCCTGGCCATTTTCGACGCCGCCGCGGCGCAGGCCGGCCCGGCTGAGCGCGCCCACGCCCGGACCATCTTCGAGCGCAGCGCCCGCTACGAGTGGATGTTCTGGGACATGGCCTGGCGGATGGAGCGCTGGCCGCCGCAGTGAAGCAGCAGAGGCGGGGATCTTAAAATGAAAGTATGGCACGTGGCTGGGAAAGCAAAGCAGTGGCTTCTCAGATGGAAGATGCCGCCCTGCCGCGCACGACTCGCCGGAACGTGCCGCGGGGGCAGGACGAGGTTCAGAAACAGGCGAAGCTCCGCTCGCTCGAGCTGAGCCGGCTGCGCGCGCTGGCCGAGCTCGACCGCTGCACGAACCAGCGCTTCCGGGCGCTGCTCGAAGCGGAGCTGGCATACCTCGAGGCGGAGA
Encoded here:
- a CDS encoding uracil-DNA glycosylase — protein: MRDSLRKLEHDIVVCERCPRLRAWCAEVARTKRRAYRDEEYWGRPVPGFGDPAAELYILGLAPAAHGANRTGRVFTGDRSGDWLYRALWETGFANQPDSTRRGDGLELRRAWIGAAVRCAPPANRPRPEEIAACREYVERELRLLRRVKVVVALGRLAHQTFLAVGGFNRSACPFAHGAEHCLGAITLLDSYHPSQQNTQTGRLTRQMLRAVFERAGRILE
- a CDS encoding aminopyrimidine aminohydrolase; the protein is MKRMAVLAMLACAAAQAQTGGFAAECWRQAEPVFRSALAHPFLQGLADGSLERRKFVFYMEQDLLYLREFSRLLLELAARAPQQHAQTLSRHALEAIAGEAALHGEILGLKGLSGAPFEMAPTNLAYVNHLRASVWRGSFLEGMAAVLPCYWYYLEAGKALAKKNPPVPEYQKWIRQYSGPDYEKSVKEALAIFDAAAAQAGPAERAHARTIFERSARYEWMFWDMAWRMERWPPQ